Proteins found in one Mucilaginibacter gracilis genomic segment:
- a CDS encoding SGNH/GDSL hydrolase family protein produces MYRYCKYSCSIIALALSACSGLKNTRQANIFNRQDAIAASQAGASPLFFEAGLLPEGQQVSGYSNDKELISRNGLPNFFNKVNAGKPLTIAFIGGSVTQMDNKYRNQTAKYIRALYPKSAIRFMNAGVSGSGTDLGACRIQNQVLNYKPDLLFVEFAVNGSYLPGLEGIIREVIKNDPGTDICLLYAIMSGQSQLYMKGEEPANILELETLADHYHLPAIHLGWEPSALEAQGKLIFKPDPKVTDKPVFSDGIHPTEFGGYIYAGAIVRSLNKMQSVGSAKKHVLPAPMIKDNWEDGKMLGLEQLTFSSGWEKIDPKTNANLKQFAPWFSYVMQADRPGSFFSFSFKGNKIGVFDIGGPEVGQLDLVVDGKKLKSLNRFSHWCNNRYRGQYDFVDVPYGEHQVQLVISSEIPDKKALLGTNQLADITANPDKYNKCVIWLGKVLIRGELIKNIN; encoded by the coding sequence ATGTACCGTTACTGTAAATATAGCTGTTCTATCATTGCTTTAGCTTTGAGCGCTTGCAGCGGGTTAAAGAACACCCGGCAGGCCAATATTTTTAACCGGCAAGACGCAATTGCCGCCAGCCAGGCCGGGGCATCGCCTTTGTTTTTTGAAGCTGGGCTATTGCCGGAGGGCCAGCAGGTATCCGGTTATAGCAATGATAAAGAATTGATTAGCAGGAACGGCTTGCCTAATTTTTTTAATAAAGTTAACGCGGGTAAACCGCTAACGATCGCTTTTATCGGCGGGAGCGTCACTCAGATGGACAATAAGTACCGTAACCAAACGGCCAAATATATCCGGGCGCTGTATCCTAAAAGCGCGATCAGGTTTATGAATGCCGGCGTGTCCGGTTCGGGTACCGACTTGGGGGCTTGCCGTATACAAAACCAGGTGCTGAATTATAAACCAGACCTGTTGTTTGTCGAATTCGCGGTCAATGGTTCTTATTTGCCGGGTTTGGAGGGCATAATTCGTGAGGTTATCAAAAATGATCCCGGGACTGATATCTGCCTGCTTTACGCGATCATGAGCGGGCAGAGCCAGTTGTATATGAAGGGCGAAGAGCCGGCCAATATTTTAGAACTGGAAACGTTGGCGGATCATTACCATTTGCCGGCCATCCATTTGGGGTGGGAACCATCCGCACTGGAAGCGCAAGGCAAACTGATCTTTAAACCTGATCCGAAGGTTACGGATAAACCTGTATTCTCTGACGGTATACATCCCACAGAATTTGGCGGGTATATCTATGCGGGCGCTATTGTCAGATCGCTTAATAAAATGCAAAGTGTCGGGTCGGCTAAAAAACACGTGCTGCCCGCACCAATGATTAAAGACAACTGGGAAGATGGTAAAATGCTTGGTCTGGAGCAATTGACCTTTAGTTCGGGCTGGGAAAAGATAGACCCTAAAACCAACGCCAACTTAAAACAATTTGCACCCTGGTTCTCCTACGTCATGCAGGCAGATCGGCCAGGTTCTTTTTTCTCATTTAGTTTTAAAGGTAATAAGATCGGTGTTTTTGATATCGGAGGGCCTGAAGTTGGCCAGCTTGATCTAGTTGTGGACGGGAAAAAGCTGAAGTCATTGAACAGGTTCAGTCATTGGTGTAATAACCGTTACCGGGGACAGTATGATTTTGTTGATGTACCCTACGGCGAGCACCAGGTGCAGTTGGTGATCTCGTCAGAGATCCCGGATAAAAAAGCATTATTAGGGACCAATCAACTTGCCGACATTACGGCCAACCCGGATAAATACAACAAATGCGTTATATGGCTCGGTAAAGTACTGATCCGGGGCGAATTAATAAAAAACATTAATTGA
- a CDS encoding SGNH/GDSL hydrolase family protein has translation MGLNKRINKLCGRRTIFYALLAFMLMLGFPRSLRAQQPVFKKGDRVCFVGNSITYNGGFFHQIALYYATRYPDMDLEMINCGVPGNVAAQVIARMDSDILANKPTICVLKLGMNDVDKTLYTKQAGAEPGIEARRQQALDTYQKNYESIIQTLLKYCGRVILQTPTIYDETAALADVRLPGRNHALKKCAAIVKEFGVKYNLKVVDYWGPMDEIGRKYQQADSTRTIIGPDRVHPGAMGHFIMAYEFLKSTEFRQEVSSLQLSAVHLTGPVQVNGMVTAIQYQDGGISFNWKEGALPFPVADDAKPALELVPFIPELNRENLKVTGLKAGNYQILVDGKQAGTYSGTQLSAGINLSQNSHTPQYAQSVRLLGLFQELWQLESKVRYVRALEAGRMRARNYSVAGAEDFFAKQITAAKDTTTTAYKNLLSFQKDYMPVKRQQADMILKMKALHGQIYVENKPVAHHYEIIKQ, from the coding sequence ATGGGATTAAACAAAAGGATCAATAAACTTTGCGGACGGCGGACTATTTTCTATGCCCTGTTGGCCTTTATGCTCATGCTTGGTTTTCCCCGGTCCTTGCGAGCTCAGCAGCCTGTTTTTAAAAAAGGGGACCGGGTTTGCTTTGTGGGTAACAGCATCACTTATAACGGCGGCTTCTTTCACCAAATCGCTCTATATTATGCCACTCGGTACCCGGATATGGACCTGGAAATGATTAATTGCGGTGTGCCGGGAAATGTAGCGGCGCAGGTTATAGCCCGTATGGATAGCGATATCCTGGCGAATAAACCTACGATTTGTGTTCTGAAGCTTGGCATGAACGATGTCGACAAAACATTGTACACCAAACAAGCTGGCGCGGAACCCGGCATCGAAGCCCGTCGCCAGCAGGCCTTGGACACTTACCAGAAAAACTATGAATCCATTATTCAAACCTTGTTAAAATACTGCGGCCGAGTGATCTTGCAAACGCCTACGATTTATGATGAAACCGCGGCTTTGGCCGATGTTCGCTTACCCGGGCGCAATCACGCGCTTAAAAAGTGCGCCGCCATCGTAAAGGAATTTGGTGTGAAATATAATTTGAAAGTAGTTGACTATTGGGGGCCGATGGATGAAATAGGCCGCAAATATCAACAGGCGGATTCCACCCGTACCATCATAGGGCCGGATAGGGTGCATCCCGGAGCCATGGGCCATTTTATCATGGCTTACGAGTTTCTTAAATCTACGGAGTTCCGCCAGGAGGTGTCCTCGCTTCAACTGAGCGCAGTGCACTTAACAGGGCCTGTTCAGGTTAATGGAATGGTTACTGCAATTCAATACCAAGATGGTGGGATCAGTTTTAACTGGAAGGAAGGCGCCTTGCCTTTCCCGGTAGCCGATGACGCGAAACCGGCTTTAGAACTGGTACCCTTTATACCAGAGCTGAACCGGGAAAATCTGAAAGTGACCGGCTTAAAAGCAGGGAATTACCAGATATTAGTCGATGGCAAACAGGCTGGTACTTATAGTGGTACCCAGCTATCCGCAGGTATTAACCTGTCGCAAAATAGCCATACACCACAATATGCGCAATCCGTAAGGTTGCTGGGCTTGTTCCAGGAGCTTTGGCAATTGGAAAGTAAAGTAAGGTACGTTAGGGCGCTGGAAGCCGGGCGGATGCGCGCCCGTAATTATTCGGTTGCCGGCGCCGAAGATTTTTTTGCTAAACAGATAACTGCGGCGAAAGATACCACCACAACGGCCTACAAAAATCTCCTCAGTTTTCAAAAAGACTATATGCCGGTAAAAAGGCAGCAGGCCGATATGATTCTTAAGATGAAAGCACTGCACGGGCAGATCTACGTCGAAAATAAACCGGTGGCGCACCATTACGAAATTATAAAGCAATAA
- a CDS encoding DUF5017 domain-containing protein, giving the protein MKKIVFTAIAAIALFGTGCLKIKEKEVAPDFNVTVDKTTWAVGSTVTFHLSGNPDYITFFSGEQGLNYANLNRYNAAGTPKLQFTSARNAGTQANSLLVLVSSNFAGMGIDSATTAKNIAAATWTDITGRATLATSATAVASGAIDLSDFPADKPVYIAFRYLATTGAIQNKWTITGLTVTNTLADGSVYTIANLNSTAITNYGVATVFSPGWVPFRLNNTANWVVTAGTSLVVTGAATAATATVAIDDWAYSGGIVLNKVSNDVGTFVKESSARLASNDYTYTFKTAGTYVVTFTAANASVYGNEEVVKQITLTIQ; this is encoded by the coding sequence ATGAAAAAAATAGTATTTACCGCCATTGCAGCTATCGCGCTTTTTGGCACAGGATGTCTCAAAATCAAAGAAAAAGAGGTTGCACCAGATTTCAATGTCACCGTGGATAAAACCACCTGGGCGGTGGGTTCCACAGTTACCTTCCACCTGTCGGGCAACCCGGATTATATTACGTTCTTCTCCGGAGAACAGGGGTTAAATTATGCTAACCTGAACAGGTACAACGCGGCCGGTACCCCGAAATTGCAATTTACTTCGGCACGTAATGCGGGTACCCAGGCCAATTCTTTATTGGTGCTGGTGTCGAGTAATTTCGCGGGTATGGGAATCGATTCGGCAACGACAGCTAAAAATATCGCGGCCGCCACATGGACAGATATCACCGGCCGGGCAACCCTGGCTACAAGCGCGACCGCTGTAGCCTCCGGCGCCATTGACCTATCGGATTTCCCCGCAGATAAGCCGGTATATATCGCCTTCAGGTACCTGGCAACAACAGGGGCTATCCAAAATAAATGGACGATCACGGGACTGACCGTGACGAATACGCTGGCCGATGGCAGTGTATACACGATTGCTAACCTGAATTCGACCGCGATCACCAATTATGGCGTAGCGACGGTATTCAGCCCCGGCTGGGTGCCCTTCCGGCTGAACAACACAGCAAACTGGGTCGTTACCGCGGGTACATCGCTCGTGGTAACCGGTGCGGCGACTGCCGCTACGGCAACGGTGGCGATAGACGATTGGGCTTACAGCGGCGGCATCGTGCTTAATAAAGTGTCAAACGATGTCGGTACTTTTGTCAAAGAATCATCAGCCCGGTTGGCCAGCAACGATTATACATATACTTTCAAGACCGCGGGCACTTACGTGGTTACCTTTACGGCCGCCAATGCCAGTGTTTACGGCAACGAGGAAGTGGTTAAACAGATTACGCTTACTATACAATAA
- a CDS encoding RagB/SusD family nutrient uptake outer membrane protein, whose product MKKIIILTIILSSLCSCQKMLDATPTDFLAAETYFTNETQLQSALTAVYDQLQKGGMFGSAFTGATSPDGMSTSLNLSDEMYFASSGTGTRALTYSSSDPLIFAIWSACYVGIQRANIVLANINKPTMDEGHRAIAKGEAMFLRAFFYFILAENFGDVPLRTAPTQSVLDVNIARTPLKQVYEFIISEMTTAEGLVAPATAYAYNERITQSTVRGILARVCLYAAGFPNNDVSKYALAASWAKKVMDSGLHQLNASYSQVFINMVQNLYDTKESLWEIGYYTTGQGDTYTEYAPGLSVFLGVTQTNSAYPLVTGAYRIHQRVYNYYEKDPNLTDPLIPDKSLDLRRDWAIAPFKYTSNNQATGKAYYTAAQIYDRQPNKFDRAYELTGARFQSSTPTNFSMLRYSDVLLMFAEADNEVNGPTTAGVNAVNLVRERGYGKLLNGEGVKQLSIANAGTGYTTAPTITISGGGGSGATATATVSGGKITSVTMTNHGTFYTSTPTVTISGGGGTGGVLTPSLQLLADADLKAPAYADQATFRQTIQDERARELCFEGWRKLDLVRWGIYISTLQSVTAEDNINAPSTYKAFAVLPGNLISPTYLLQPIPANEISLNNLIKQNPGW is encoded by the coding sequence ATGAAGAAGATAATCATATTAACGATCATTTTATCCAGCCTTTGTTCCTGCCAAAAGATGCTTGATGCTACACCAACGGATTTTCTGGCTGCTGAAACTTATTTTACCAACGAAACGCAATTACAATCTGCCCTTACCGCTGTATATGACCAGCTCCAAAAGGGAGGCATGTTCGGGAGCGCGTTTACTGGTGCGACGAGCCCCGATGGCATGTCTACCAGCTTGAACCTAAGTGATGAAATGTATTTTGCGTCGAGCGGTACAGGTACGCGTGCCTTAACCTATAGTTCAAGCGACCCGTTGATATTCGCTATCTGGTCTGCCTGTTATGTGGGGATTCAGCGGGCCAATATCGTGCTGGCCAATATCAATAAGCCGACCATGGACGAAGGCCACCGGGCGATAGCTAAAGGTGAAGCTATGTTCCTGCGGGCTTTTTTCTATTTTATCCTCGCTGAGAATTTTGGGGATGTACCGCTCCGGACAGCTCCTACCCAATCGGTATTAGACGTCAACATTGCCCGTACGCCATTAAAACAAGTGTATGAGTTTATCATCAGTGAAATGACTACGGCAGAGGGACTTGTTGCGCCGGCTACAGCTTACGCTTACAACGAAAGGATCACCCAGTCAACTGTGAGAGGGATTTTGGCGCGTGTTTGTTTATACGCAGCAGGGTTTCCTAATAATGATGTTAGCAAATACGCACTTGCCGCTTCTTGGGCGAAAAAGGTAATGGATTCGGGTTTACATCAGCTCAATGCTTCTTACAGCCAGGTATTCATCAATATGGTGCAGAATCTTTACGATACGAAAGAAAGCCTGTGGGAAATTGGTTACTATACTACGGGCCAGGGTGATACCTATACTGAATATGCGCCAGGGCTCAGCGTTTTTTTGGGTGTCACGCAAACGAATTCCGCTTACCCGCTGGTTACAGGTGCATACAGGATCCATCAACGTGTGTATAATTATTACGAAAAAGATCCCAATCTGACTGATCCGTTAATACCTGATAAATCGTTGGACCTGCGAAGGGATTGGGCCATCGCTCCGTTTAAATATACCAGCAATAACCAGGCTACCGGTAAAGCCTATTATACGGCCGCCCAGATCTATGACAGGCAGCCCAACAAGTTTGACCGCGCATATGAGCTGACAGGCGCCCGTTTCCAAAGCAGTACACCGACTAATTTTTCCATGCTGCGTTATTCGGATGTGTTGCTCATGTTCGCCGAAGCCGATAACGAGGTTAACGGGCCCACCACAGCCGGCGTGAATGCGGTCAATCTGGTAAGGGAGCGTGGTTACGGTAAATTATTGAACGGAGAAGGGGTTAAACAGTTAAGCATCGCCAATGCGGGTACCGGCTACACAACCGCGCCGACCATCACCATTAGCGGTGGAGGGGGCAGTGGGGCTACAGCGACGGCCACGGTTTCGGGCGGCAAAATAACCTCGGTAACCATGACCAATCACGGTACCTTTTATACATCAACCCCTACAGTAACGATCAGCGGAGGCGGGGGAACCGGCGGCGTGTTGACCCCTTCGCTGCAATTGTTAGCTGATGCGGATCTCAAAGCTCCGGCTTACGCTGACCAGGCTACCTTCAGGCAAACCATACAGGATGAGCGCGCGCGCGAACTTTGTTTTGAGGGCTGGAGAAAACTTGACCTGGTACGCTGGGGTATTTATATATCAACCCTGCAATCCGTAACTGCGGAAGATAATATCAATGCGCCTTCAACCTATAAGGCTTTTGCGGTACTGCCGGGCAACCTGATATCGCCAACTTATCTTTTACAGCCTATACCGGCTAATGAGATCTCTTTAAATAACTTGATTAAGCAAAATCCGGGATGGTAA
- a CDS encoding SusC/RagA family TonB-linked outer membrane protein, giving the protein MMKPVYFFKFSRFSLRFLALWLLLLAVVSHASAQTKGEKIISGVVKGSDGETLAGVTVKIKSAPNVAVSTDKAGKYTIKTTVDNPVLVFSFIGYVNIELSANDRRVINATLSEDTHGLNEVVVIGYGTSRKKDLTGSVSAANMADLDKAPVKSIDDALAGRLAGVRVSSFDGQPGSSTSIVIRGANSITGSNTPLYVVDGFPIENFDLNSISPNDIASLDVLKDASSTAIYGARGSNGVIIITTKRGKVGNPEVNYNAYYGTQKDLRRVAVLSPYEFVKLQLEISPTLYGAEYTTGAGKTLDDYKNVAPIDWYGMVFRTGINQNHNLSIRGGTDKTQYSISGSILSQDGIIINTGYKRFQGAITIDQKLSDKLKVGLMVRVSSSKQFGNPASANGGYSAFMPNLWGYRPVQVDPNIDITTQLQDPDIGGAPPRVNPFLQAQNAFDQTIGTPVFATGSVDYALFKDLRLHVAGGVNNVSNEHDQFFNSLTYAGASIVGSIKGVNGAVSNSKVSTLSNEDQLNYSKSFNGHTVSATIGYSLQTTRQTTNGSSATFLPNESLGISGLDEGTPGTVIATSSNYALQSYLARVNYNYKSKYYLTGTFRADGSSKFPPKNKWGYFPSGAFAYRVSAEPFMKALPFISDAKFRASYGAIGNNGIPPYSYFSTLNFTSAYYSFGNATPSQGAISSTLTNLDLKWETTKEADLGLDLELLKGRISLTTDYYHKVTSDLLLNASLPITTGYSQAIKNVGSVSNTGLEFTLNTINIAKSKFQWSSSFNISFNKNKVLALTQNQESITTTGVNGVSIPYYIAKVGQPIALFYGLIYDGVYQYSDFDKSTNGTYVLKSSVPSNNTAATRGNIKPGDIKFVDLNHDGITNANDYAIIGNPNPDFTGGFTNTFNYKGFDLNIFFQFVYGNQIMDNNILVFENGSNANTNQFATFANRWTPTNTDTNIPRAGGATTNYNYSRDIVDGSYLSFKTASLGYTLPKSALDKVGVRSLRVYVSAQNIYMFTNYPGSSPDVSVRDSPLTPGFDFSSYPPARVLVAGLSLTF; this is encoded by the coding sequence ATGATGAAACCTGTTTACTTTTTTAAGTTTTCCAGATTCTCTTTGCGATTTTTGGCCTTATGGCTATTGCTCCTGGCTGTGGTTTCCCACGCTTCAGCGCAAACCAAGGGCGAAAAAATCATCTCAGGAGTTGTCAAGGGCTCAGACGGTGAAACGCTGGCCGGTGTGACCGTGAAAATCAAGAGCGCCCCAAATGTTGCCGTCTCAACCGATAAAGCCGGCAAATATACCATTAAAACTACCGTTGATAATCCGGTATTGGTTTTCAGCTTTATCGGTTACGTTAATATTGAACTTTCCGCGAATGACCGCCGGGTTATCAATGCGACCCTTAGTGAAGATACTCACGGCCTCAACGAAGTGGTAGTTATCGGCTACGGGACTTCCAGGAAAAAGGATCTTACCGGGTCGGTTTCCGCGGCTAATATGGCCGATCTTGATAAGGCTCCTGTCAAATCTATCGATGATGCATTGGCCGGCCGATTAGCAGGTGTGCGTGTCAGCTCATTCGACGGTCAGCCTGGATCAAGCACCAGTATCGTTATCAGAGGGGCCAATTCGATTACAGGCAGCAATACTCCGTTATATGTTGTCGATGGTTTTCCTATAGAGAACTTTGACCTGAATTCCATCAGTCCTAATGATATCGCCTCGCTTGATGTGCTGAAAGATGCCTCTTCGACAGCGATATACGGTGCAAGGGGATCTAACGGGGTAATTATCATTACCACCAAACGGGGTAAAGTAGGTAACCCTGAGGTGAATTACAATGCCTATTATGGTACGCAAAAAGACCTGCGCCGTGTCGCGGTGTTGAGCCCCTACGAGTTCGTAAAATTGCAACTGGAAATTTCACCCACACTTTACGGTGCTGAATACACCACCGGTGCGGGCAAAACGCTCGATGATTACAAAAATGTGGCGCCTATTGATTGGTACGGCATGGTTTTCCGTACCGGGATCAATCAGAATCATAACCTATCGATCAGAGGGGGGACGGATAAAACACAATATTCGATCAGCGGTTCGATACTGAGCCAGGATGGTATCATTATCAATACGGGTTACAAGAGGTTCCAGGGGGCGATCACGATAGACCAGAAGCTTTCCGATAAGTTAAAGGTCGGCCTGATGGTTCGCGTGAGCAGTAGCAAACAATTTGGTAATCCGGCCAGCGCTAATGGCGGCTATTCTGCTTTTATGCCGAATTTATGGGGTTACCGGCCGGTACAGGTTGATCCCAATATTGATATTACCACGCAACTGCAGGACCCCGATATCGGTGGCGCGCCACCCCGGGTGAACCCCTTTCTACAGGCCCAGAATGCTTTCGATCAAACCATCGGTACCCCGGTATTTGCAACTGGAAGTGTTGATTATGCACTGTTTAAAGACCTGCGGCTGCATGTGGCCGGCGGTGTGAATAATGTGAGTAACGAACACGACCAGTTTTTCAATTCGCTTACCTATGCCGGCGCAAGTATAGTCGGCAGTATCAAGGGAGTTAACGGTGCTGTTTCCAATTCCAAGGTTTCAACGCTATCGAACGAAGATCAGCTGAATTACAGCAAATCCTTCAACGGCCATACAGTAAGCGCGACGATCGGCTATTCCCTTCAAACGACCAGGCAAACGACCAACGGCTCTTCCGCTACTTTCCTGCCGAACGAATCTTTAGGTATCAGCGGCCTGGACGAAGGTACGCCTGGTACCGTGATCGCTACATCAAGCAATTATGCGCTGCAGTCTTATCTGGCCCGCGTCAATTATAACTATAAGTCGAAATATTACCTCACCGGTACCTTCAGGGCGGATGGTTCATCCAAATTTCCCCCTAAAAACAAATGGGGTTATTTCCCTTCCGGCGCATTTGCTTACCGTGTTAGCGCAGAACCTTTCATGAAGGCTTTGCCTTTTATTTCGGACGCAAAGTTCCGGGCAAGCTATGGCGCCATTGGTAATAACGGCATACCTCCGTATTCCTATTTCTCCACCCTGAATTTTACGAGTGCTTACTACTCATTCGGGAATGCTACGCCGAGCCAGGGTGCCATCTCCAGTACCCTGACCAACCTCGATCTGAAGTGGGAAACTACAAAGGAAGCCGACCTGGGTTTAGACCTTGAGCTTTTAAAGGGCAGGATAAGTTTAACAACCGATTATTACCACAAAGTAACATCGGACCTGCTTTTGAACGCCTCATTGCCCATTACAACAGGTTATTCTCAGGCTATTAAAAACGTAGGGTCTGTTTCCAATACAGGTTTGGAATTCACCTTAAATACAATCAATATCGCCAAAAGCAAGTTCCAATGGTCGTCCAGCTTCAATATATCGTTCAATAAGAATAAAGTGCTGGCGCTTACCCAAAACCAAGAATCCATAACAACTACGGGTGTCAACGGGGTGTCCATCCCTTATTATATTGCCAAGGTAGGCCAGCCGATCGCATTGTTCTACGGCCTGATTTACGACGGGGTTTACCAATACAGTGATTTCGATAAATCTACGAACGGTACCTATGTTTTAAAATCAAGCGTGCCATCCAACAACACGGCCGCGACACGGGGTAACATTAAACCGGGTGATATCAAGTTTGTCGACCTGAACCATGACGGCATCACCAATGCTAACGATTATGCGATCATCGGCAATCCCAACCCGGATTTTACGGGTGGTTTTACCAATACGTTCAATTACAAAGGATTTGATTTAAATATCTTCTTCCAGTTTGTTTACGGTAACCAGATCATGGATAACAATATCCTGGTTTTCGAAAACGGTTCGAATGCGAATACCAACCAGTTTGCAACCTTTGCCAACCGCTGGACGCCGACCAATACGGACACCAATATCCCCCGTGCAGGCGGTGCTACTACCAATTACAATTACAGCCGGGATATCGTGGACGGATCTTACCTGTCTTTCAAAACGGCGTCATTGGGCTATACTTTACCAAAATCTGCACTTGATAAAGTTGGCGTGCGTAGTTTACGTGTCTATGTTTCTGCGCAAAATATTTACATGTTCACCAACTACCCGGGTAGCAGTCCTGATGTGTCTGTAAGGGACAGCCCGCTGACACCGGGTTTTGATTTTTCCTCGTACCCGCCGGCACGCGTTTTAGTTGCCGGATTGTCACTTACATTTTAA
- a CDS encoding sialate O-acetylesterase encodes MKHYRSLLTIILFTFKLGVGGANAQLVPEGSQQDPVKGLSLAKIFSSNMVLQQGKANAIWGFARQGEAVTIHFAGKVIKTKAGTDGKWKTILPVMDYGGPYTMRIEGDNRIELTNIMIGEVWACTGQSNMGLQVSSVDHSEQEIAGANYPKIRLFSVPSRLSQFPQDDLEGGHWVECSPATVGKFSGVGYFFGRALHQRLNVAIGLISSNVGGTSAEIWSSPDNMLQDPDFSGPVKKLQSIDLVKQKQDRVEHITRFAGEFPTKDKGLLGGVAVYAAPNLDISTWSNLQVPAAWDPLFVGVGWSRKEFMLTKEEALQPIEIHLSRIDDDDISYINGEQIGATLNVGDRVYRVPAQFLKEGRNLLTVRILNRSGIGGMCGKAEDMFILSSAGKQSLAGTWKFKLSEILQHGLDIQKNDYPTILYNGMISPLIPFGIRGIIWYQGEGNAGRAQQYARIFPNLIRDWRAHWGLGDIPFLFVSLANYTRPPLQPSESSWAEIREVQTATLALPNTAMAIAMDTGDGNLHPPNKQDVGARLALDALATIYHQHVVYSGPLYKSMAIVNGVAQITFNTMGSRLQSKDGDMDIRGFAVAGSDHHYYWAKAKITGDNTISVWSEEVKEPLTVRYAWADNPGSLNLYNDAGLPAIPFRTDNPIVIHP; translated from the coding sequence ATGAAACACTACCGATCCCTATTGACCATCATCCTGTTCACCTTTAAATTGGGTGTGGGGGGCGCGAACGCGCAACTCGTCCCGGAAGGTTCGCAACAAGATCCTGTGAAAGGCTTGAGCCTTGCCAAAATATTCAGCTCGAATATGGTATTGCAGCAGGGTAAAGCCAATGCTATCTGGGGCTTCGCCCGTCAGGGCGAAGCCGTCACCATTCATTTTGCGGGTAAGGTCATTAAAACCAAAGCAGGTACCGATGGTAAATGGAAAACCATTTTACCGGTGATGGATTATGGGGGCCCTTATACCATGCGTATCGAGGGCGATAACAGGATCGAACTGACCAATATCATGATCGGCGAGGTATGGGCTTGTACCGGTCAATCCAATATGGGCCTGCAGGTGTCGTCGGTAGATCATTCGGAACAAGAAATAGCCGGGGCCAATTATCCCAAGATCAGGTTATTTAGCGTACCGAGCCGTTTATCGCAGTTCCCGCAGGATGACCTGGAAGGCGGGCACTGGGTAGAATGTTCACCAGCAACGGTTGGGAAATTTTCGGGAGTGGGCTATTTCTTTGGGCGCGCGCTGCATCAAAGGCTCAACGTGGCCATTGGCCTCATCAGCAGTAATGTGGGCGGCACTTCCGCCGAGATCTGGTCGAGCCCTGATAATATGTTGCAGGACCCTGATTTTAGCGGGCCTGTCAAAAAGCTTCAAAGCATTGATCTTGTTAAACAAAAGCAAGACAGGGTGGAACATATCACCCGGTTCGCGGGCGAATTCCCAACAAAGGATAAAGGATTGCTGGGCGGAGTAGCGGTGTACGCTGCACCTAACCTGGATATCAGTACCTGGAGTAACCTGCAAGTACCTGCCGCCTGGGACCCACTTTTCGTCGGTGTGGGCTGGAGCCGGAAAGAGTTTATGCTGACGAAAGAAGAGGCTTTGCAACCTATTGAAATACATTTATCCCGTATTGATGATGATGATATCAGTTATATCAATGGTGAGCAAATAGGGGCGACTTTAAACGTAGGTGACAGGGTATATCGAGTACCTGCTCAGTTTTTGAAGGAAGGCCGTAATTTGCTTACGGTACGCATATTAAACCGTAGTGGTATCGGCGGCATGTGCGGCAAAGCCGAAGATATGTTTATTTTAAGCAGCGCAGGTAAGCAAAGCCTTGCCGGTACCTGGAAGTTCAAACTTTCGGAAATATTGCAGCACGGGCTGGATATCCAGAAAAATGACTATCCCACCATTTTGTATAACGGTATGATCAGCCCATTGATCCCTTTTGGTATCAGGGGTATCATCTGGTACCAGGGCGAAGGCAATGCAGGGCGGGCGCAGCAATATGCCCGTATCTTCCCCAACCTGATCAGGGATTGGCGCGCGCATTGGGGGCTGGGCGATATCCCGTTCCTGTTCGTATCGCTCGCTAATTACACCAGGCCGCCCTTACAGCCATCCGAAAGTAGCTGGGCCGAGATAAGGGAGGTACAAACGGCTACACTGGCCTTACCCAACACAGCCATGGCCATTGCTATGGATACCGGCGACGGGAACCTTCATCCCCCTAACAAGCAGGATGTGGGAGCGAGGCTTGCTTTGGATGCGCTGGCGACCATCTATCATCAGCATGTGGTTTACTCAGGCCCGCTATACAAAAGCATGGCTATAGTGAACGGTGTTGCTCAAATTACCTTTAACACCATGGGCAGCCGTTTACAAAGTAAGGATGGTGATATGGATATCCGTGGATTTGCGGTAGCCGGCAGCGATCATCACTATTACTGGGCTAAGGCTAAAATAACGGGCGATAATACCATTAGCGTTTGGAGCGAAGAGGTTAAGGAACCCTTAACGGTACGCTACGCATGGGCCGATAATCCCGGGAGCCTTAATTTGTATAACGATGCAGGCTTACCTGCCATTCCTTTCAGAACGGATAACCCGATCGTTATCCATCCATAA